Part of the Haloprofundus halobius genome is shown below.
GCGGAGCTACCGCAAGCTGATGGACCCGCCGACGGACCGCTGGCCGGTGTTTTCGACGTTCGACCAACGGACACTTGCAGGCCTCGTCCAGGATGAGCTAGCCGAACGAGGGGAACGCTCAGAGGCAATTACTGAGCGCCGTGAAGAATACGCTCGCGACCTACTGCTGGCGCTCGATGAGGATATTCGACCGCCGTCGATTACGACGGACGGCGCACGGTCGATTCTCCAACGGCTCTCGGATGACGCAGAGATCGACATCGACCATCCGAAACACGACTATCTCGCCCCTCACGGTGGTCGACGTGGGATGGGTGAGGTGCTTGTCCGCGCGTTTGGATACACGGTGGCGGCCCGATATCTCGATAACTCCGAAGAGATGGTCCGGGAACGGTACTCACACATCGAGGCGGGGGAGCTCGGTGACGTGGCTACCGAAGCACTAGAACAGATCGATTGACGCAAGCGTTTATACGGGAGCAGAACCTAGATTCGGTTGATCAATGAGTCTTGACCAAGCGGTTGACGAAGCGCTCGCGACATACAATATGTCGCGGAGCGAAGAGGCCGAGGAAGCGGGCCGAACAGTCGCTACGCTCCAAGACTGAAAAGGCCACTTAGTCAAGATCCCGGATCTTTTCCGCGAATTCTGCTTTCGAGAGTCCTGGCGTCTCTTTTAGCTCCGGATAGCTGGCACGTTCGACAGCCTCCTCAACGAACGTTACCCAGAGATCTTCGTGCTTCTCCGCGTAGACGATTTTCGCCTCACTCGGGTACATATCCAGCTCGTATTCAGTCAGGTCGATTTCGACTGCGTGTTTTCGCTCAAGTGTTCTCGCGCCGAAGCTATACAGGTGCTTAAAGAGGACGTTCTTCCGTCGAACGGTCAACAGCCGCTTCGATTCGTTGATGTACTCGTTCACCCATTCTCGCCAGTCGTAGGAATTTGAGTCGGTTTCTACTGAGGTTTCCGGCATGGCGAAGTCCGGATTCAGGCGCCGGAGGTAGAACTGAATCAGCGCAACAGCGGTTCGATGGTTGGCATTCGGAAGCGCGTGTTTGAGGATCAGGTTCGAGGCGAGTTGATCAGCTACGTCTGTCGCTGATCCTTCCCACGACGTCCGACCGAGAACATCCGGCAGCGCATCGATGTCGATATTCTTGTACGCCTCGACAGGCACTCCCTCCTCTTCTTCGTTCTGAGCGAGAAGTGCGCGATAAATCTCGAGGAGACGAACGACGATGGTGCTGTTGTCGGCACTCATCTCTGAGAGCGACTCTTTCAGGTTAAAGTCAATCTCCTTCACGGGTCCACCGCCGATGCGGGACGTGTAGATGACGTAGAATGGTTCGTCGAGGTCGTATTCTAGGAGCTTTATCGCGACATCATCGTCGTAGCTGACGATCTGCGAGACGATTTCGTCGGGATCTGGATGGACGAAGTCAAGAGAGAACTGCTTGTCGCCGGGGTGGTGGTAGTAGACGTGGCCCATCTGCGTGCGTATTACTACTCATCTGTACTTATTAATCAAGCTCACGAGCGAGACTCTCATCAAAGATTTGGTGAACTACCATTAAACTCCACTGGAGGTGCCGAAGCGAACAGCCTGAACAGCAGGCGATGCCCGTGAATTCACTGGCCAGATTTATACCATATAATGACTGATGTAGATCTATGGCAGTTAGAGTCACCTGCGTTACGAAAGACGACTCTCACTTAGATGGCTGTGAATGTATTACTACCATTGGGTGGAAGAACCCTTCATCCGGTAAAACAGGCTCTTCGTCTCCCCAGCAAATGTATGACTTCATTGAGAATGATGGTGGCCGAGCATATGTAGAGTATGATGGTGATACAGCTGATCTAGTAGCTGTTGATGGTGAAACCAAGAAACACGTACGGACTGAACCCGGAACACCTGACAAAAACCTACTTGATCAACCGTCCTGCTGAGTGATCAGAAAGATTGGTTCCGCTAGCTTTTCTAGATCCAATGAATACTACCATATCACTAAGAACCTCTGAGCTGTAATGTGACGATATCCCGCGTGAGAAACTTCGAACCTTTATATGGCGGACAAGAGAACTCCGGGATGGAATGTCTGACCTAATCGTCAAAGCAGCCGTGAAGGAAGCACTGTCGGATCACAACGTCTCGGCCGATTTCTACGACGCCCTCAACGAGGAGGTCGCCGAACTCCTCGACGACGCCGCCGAGCGTGCCGAATCGAACGACAGGAAGACGGTCCAGCCCCGCGACCTGTAGCTCCGGATTTCGCGAGGTCGACACAGAGATCTCGGACGACGTCGAGCGAATCAAGACGCTGATCGAGCAGCTGGAAACCGGTGAGGTTTCGATGTCGGATGGAGAGGAGATTTTCAAGAGGGACAAGACCGACTTGCGAAGCTCCGCGAACTCGTCGTCGATAGAGATGGTGAGATCATAGAGTTAGAATGACGAGTTCGCTCACGAAGACTTAACCAACGAAACCCAATATCTCACCTGTACTGTTGGTTAAGATGGATTCGGTGCCGTCTCCGGGCCAAATTCCCCCGATCTATTCACAGATTAGTAACATTCTCCATATCCAGAAAATATTTATTCTCACCCGAATTTTCCGTCAATATGTACCACGACTCCGTTGGTGCATACCCATACTCGCACGTATGATAACTCGGTCAGTCACCATCGAAGACATCGATGACCTGTACCTGATGTGGAACGACCACATCAACGCTTCCGCCCTCTATCGCCGCGCCCTTCGCAAGGAAATGGAAGTCCGCGACGTCGACCCCGACGACCTTCGTGACCTCTTCGAACGGGCTCGCGAGCAGGGCTACACGAAAGAAGAAATCGTCGACGAGACCAATCGGTACGCCGATCTGAAGGCACTCGTCGAAGACGCAGAGGAATAACTCGCAATGTCACAGGACAGTACACCCTCCGAGACGTCTGAGAATCGCACTGACAGTCAGTCCACGGCAGTGAGCAAAGTCTCCAGACAAGCCGTCCTTACAGTTGCGCTGTTGAGTCTGTTCGCTGTCCAGCCCGTCGCAGCGCAGACCAGCGCTGTCTGCAGCGCGGACAACCTGCCGAGCATGATTGAAGGCTTCTTCCAGCTGACCACCGGACTCGGCATCGTCGGCCTTGCCGTGGTCTGGCAGGCCGACTCCCTCATCGAGATGTTCACCCTGAACCCTGAGCAAAAGAAGGGCCTCAAGCGCCACAAGCGCTCGGCGATGAAGTCCGCCGTCGTCCTCGTTGTTCTCGGCCCGCTGTACACCGTTGCGGGGTCGATGATGGGGCTACCGCTGGCACAGTGCGTCGACCTCGTCCCCTGGTAAGTCACTCTACCATCCCCGTCGCGAGCCCCATGGAACAACGAGAGCTCTCCGTGCTCATGGCCGCCCTGTTCGTGACGAGCCTAGTCACGGGTGTCGTCGCAGCCGATCCACCACGCCCGGGTACTGAGGGGAACGGCCTTTCTGAGAACGAGTCAGCGACGCTCTGGTCTCGCGATGCGGATAACTATATCAGTCAAGAAGAGTACCGCCAGCGCTACGGAGAGGACCGTACGTCCGTCCACCAGCTCGCGAACGGGACAGATATCACGTTCAAGCAACCGCCCGCAACCGCCGCAACGTGGACTCGAAACGATTTCGGTGACCTCGAAGCCGGTGGGTCAGATACGTCAGTTCATCCGCCTCACGCATCCCTCGAAGACGGTGTGTTCATCGAAGACGCCCATGCGACCGTGTTCGCGGTTCAGCCATCGACTCGGGGCCACCTCGAGTCCGGTGAAACACCGCTCTACATCGCACCGAATGGGACGATGCGCGGGTTCGTCGATTACCGCGTCCGTGTTCCAAACGGGAGTTCCTCTGAGAACAGAACCGTCGATTGGTCGCTTATGAATCACGAGATCG
Proteins encoded:
- a CDS encoding DUF1931 domain-containing protein; translation: MSDLIVKAAVKEALSDHNVSADFYDALNEEVAELLDDAAERAESNDRKTVQPRDL